The following nucleotide sequence is from bacterium.
GAGTTCTGAATCCATTAAAGCCGCTGTTGAGTCAGCACTCGGAATAGGTCTTGTTTCACAATGGACAGTTCTAAAGGAAAAAAAACTATCTTCGCTCAAAATCCTTTATGTCGCAGGGATTAAATTCAAAAGAGATATTACCGTTATTTTAAGACAGCACCAATTCAGAACAAAAGCGGTTGAGCAATTCTTAAGTTTTTTGAAGGAATCTAAAATAAATTGTTAATTGAAATATATGAATGTGAAATTATACATTTTATTCCTCAATTTAATCTTTTTTAGTTCTGGTCTTGGGGCACAGGAAATTTCCTTTGAGGCATCGGTAGATAAAAATATCTTAGGGATTGATGAACAACTTACCTTATCGATAACTATCTCCGGTGGTAACTTAAGTGGTCTCCCGATACCTCAACTACCACCATTAAAAGACTTTGATATTGTTAATTCTTATCGGTCTCAAAGTATATCTATCGTTAATGTCCAGGTATCTACTTCTTTAGAAATCAAATATGTGCTTGTTCCAAAAGGTGTAGGACACTTCACTCTCCCTGCCATTACCTTGAATCATAAGGAGAAAACATATCAAACCAAACCTATTGAGATTGAAGTTACTGGTCAAGGGAAAGCTACTCCTCCACCTTCTCAATCGCCTTCCTCAATAAAAAAATTAGAAAAGGTGCCGGGTAATCTATTTTTAGATGCCCAGGTCAATAAACGGACAGTTTTTGTTAATGAACAGGTAACCTTAAATATTAAATTTTACCAGCGAATTAATCTGTGGGAAAGTTCCGGTTATACGCCTCCATCTTTTACTGGCTTTTGGGTAGAAGACCTACCTGTGTCAAAACAACCAACAAAACAAAACATAGATGGTTTAACCTACTTAGTCCATGAGGTAGTCAATAAAGCATTATTCCCAACCACAGAAGGCGAATATACCATTGGTGAGACAAGTATGTCCTGCGTTGTAAGTCCATTTCAGGAACCTATCCTTTTGAAAACAAACCCAATCAAAATAAAGGTTTTGCCACTTCCTCAAAATAAACCTAAAAATTTCTCAGGTGCTATTGGGGATTTCTTGATTTCGAGTGAAGTAGATAAAAAAATAGTTGAAGAAAATCAGCCGATTAACCTTAAGGTAAAAATAAAAGGAGAGGGAAATATCAAAACCATTCCTCAGCCTTCTTTACCCAGATTGATAGATTTTAAGGTGTATTCCTCCGGGGAGGTATCTTCTGTGTCTAATTCAGAGTTTAAAATTTGCGGGGAGAAAGAATATAAGTATATTTTAATCCCCACTTCCCCTGGCAAACATATCCTCGAACCGATAATTTTATCATATTTTAATCCAGAGACAAAAAGGTATGAAATGAATAAAACCCCGCGAATTACCATTATCGCTAAGCCCGCTTCATCTTTTGAAAAGAAAATGGCACAAAAACAAGAGGTGCGAATACTTAAAAAGGATATTCGGTATATCAAAGAACCATTAAATTTAACCAATCAAAGTAGTTATTTATATCAAAACAAACTATTTTTATTACTCCAGGTTTTGCCTGTATTGAGTATCGTGGTGACTATTTTTTATAAACGGCATTTAATCAGAGCATATCAAAGATATTCAAGATTAAAAAGGATAAAGAAAAAGGCATTAAAAGGTTTATCGCGGGCAAAAGGACAACTCGGTGAAAAAACGAAAGATGAATTTTATGGCACCATCTCAAAAACAATCCTTGAATATCTTGGGGATAAACTCAATCTTTTACCAAATGAGATAACGATTGAAGTCCTTGAAACAAAAGAACTAAACGAAGAAATCCTTAATGAAGTCCAAAATATTCTCAAGTCCTGTGATTATGCCCGATATGCACCTTCTACCTATACATTGGAAAATATGGAGGAGATTTTAA
It contains:
- a CDS encoding BatD family protein, with translation MKLYILFLNLIFFSSGLGAQEISFEASVDKNILGIDEQLTLSITISGGNLSGLPIPQLPPLKDFDIVNSYRSQSISIVNVQVSTSLEIKYVLVPKGVGHFTLPAITLNHKEKTYQTKPIEIEVTGQGKATPPPSQSPSSIKKLEKVPGNLFLDAQVNKRTVFVNEQVTLNIKFYQRINLWESSGYTPPSFTGFWVEDLPVSKQPTKQNIDGLTYLVHEVVNKALFPTTEGEYTIGETSMSCVVSPFQEPILLKTNPIKIKVLPLPQNKPKNFSGAIGDFLISSEVDKKIVEENQPINLKVKIKGEGNIKTIPQPSLPRLIDFKVYSSGEVSSVSNSEFKICGEKEYKYILIPTSPGKHILEPIILSYFNPETKRYEMNKTPRITIIAKPASSFEKKMAQKQEVRILKKDIRYIKEPLNLTNQSSYLYQNKLFLLLQVLPVLSIVVTIFYKRHLIRAYQRYSRLKRIKKKALKGLSRAKGQLGEKTKDEFYGTISKTILEYLGDKLNLLPNEITIEVLETKELNEEILNEVQNILKSCDYARYAPSTYTLENMEEILIKAKECIAKI